A region of Etheostoma cragini isolate CJK2018 chromosome 2, CSU_Ecrag_1.0, whole genome shotgun sequence DNA encodes the following proteins:
- the melk gene encoding maternal embryonic leucine zipper kinase produces the protein MPVERTEQHELFKYYEVYETIGSGGFAKVKLGRHILTGENVAIKIMSKKDLGDDLPRVKLEIEAMKNLSHQHVCRLYHVIETSTQIFMVLEYCPGGELFDYIIAKDRLSEEETRVFFRQIVSAMAYVHSQGYAHRDLKPENLLIDEDHNLKLIDFGLCAKPKGGLGFELKTCCGSPAYAAPELIQGKAYIGSEADVWSMGVLLFALLCGYLPFDDDNCVVLYRKILRGKYENPRWLSPGSVLLLNQMMQMDPKRRLSVRHLLDHPWVTKDYNSPVEWHSRQPLGHIDEDCITEMAVNMKRSRVSTTALVKEWRYDQTTATYLLLLSKKQRGKPVRLRLEPTVCEDSCSPLHQGLQTREALHFSEDEDAVIVGSLEFCSGYIDDCPWVSAANNKDMRLASPSVEKKCVYSPSPERGRTMAQHRPERRDRDQGRTSENKENIAVQEKDVEIFALPPPRTPASSKKNARPNKNVLTTPNQNAKVNGTKTNAVTPQGGGSASKEPNKKRAAEFKELANVDLLAFSPERRSRSLDMAVTGDSEKKKRGGKVFGSLERGLDKMITMLTPGKKRALRVGPRKIKAQYNVTLTSQTNPDQVLNQILSILPEKNVDFTQKGYTLKCRTWGDFGKVTMAFELEVCLLQRPEIVGIRRQRLKGDAWVYKHLVEDILSTSSI, from the exons ATGCCTGTGGAAAGAACGGAGCAGCACGAACTCTTCAAATACTATGAGGTTTATGAGACAATCGGCTCAG gaGGCTTTGCTAAAGTCAAGCTGGGTCGACACATCCTGACAGGAGAGAATGTTGCCATTAAAATCATGAGCAAGAAGGATCTCGGA GATGACCTGCCCCGTGTGAAGCTGGAGATTGAGGCCATGAAGAACTTGAGTCACCAGCACGTCTGTCGTCTCTACCATGTCATAGAGACCTCCACCCAGATCTTCATGGTGCTGGAg TACTGTCCCGGTggggagttgtttgactacatCATAGCAAAGGACCGTCTGTCAGAGGAGGAGACCAGGgtgtttttcagacaaattGTGTCTGCGATGGCCTACGTGCACAGCCAGGGTTACGCACACAGGGACCTCAAACCG GAGAACTTGCTGATTGATGAAGACCACAACTTAAAGCTTATAGACTTTGGATTGTGTGCCAAGCCTAAG GGAGGTTTGGGGTTTGAGCTGAAGACGTGTTGTGGGAGCCCTGCCTACGCTGCTCCTGAACTCATCCAGGGCAAAGCATACATCGGCTCAGAG GCCGATGTGTGGAGTATGGGAGTGCTGCTGTTCGCTCTGCTCTGTGGATACCTACCCTTTGATGACGACAACTGCGTGGTCCTCTACAGGAAAATTTTA AGAGGTAAATATGAAAACCCCCGGTGGCTGTCTCCTGGTAGTGTCCTCCTCCTAAACCAGATGATGCAG ATGGACCCCAAGCGGCGTCTTAGTGTTCGACATCTGCTCGACCATCCCTGGGTGACGAAAGACTACAACAGCCCCGTGGAGTGGCACAGCAGGCAGCCG ctcGGCCACATAGATGAGGACTGTATCACTGAGATGGCTGTCAACATGAAACGGTCGAGGGTGAGCACCACAGCGCTGGTCAAGGag TGGCGGTATGACCAGACCACAGCCAcctacctgctgctgctgtcaaagAAGCAGAGGGGCAAACCTGTTCGCTTGCGCCTTGAACCAACCGTCTGTGAGGACTCCTGCTCTCCACTGCACCAGGGACTA cagacAAGGGAAGCCCTTCACTTCAGCGAGGATGAGGATGCCGTTATTGTGGGTTCTCTGGAATTTTGCTCAGGCTACATTGATGATTGCCCCTGGGTTTCAGCTGCAAACAACAAAGACATG AGACTGGCATCTCCTTCAGTGGAGAAAAAGTGTGTTTACAGTCCGTCCCCAGAGAGAGGGCGAACGATGGCCCAGCACCGCCCGGAGAGGAGGGACAGAGACCAGGGACGAACCAGTGAGAACAAGGAGAATATCGCTGTGCAGGAGAAAGATGTCGAAATATTTGCGTTGCCTCCTCCTCGAACTCCTGCGTCCAGTAAAAAAAATGCTCGGcccaacaaaaatgtgttgacCACACCCAATCAAAATGCTAAAGTCAATGGCACTAAAACCAATGCAGTCACACCTCAAG gtggAGGCAGTGCCTCTAAAGAGCCAAATAAGAAGAGAGCAGCCGAGTTCAAGGAGCTTGCAAACGTTGACCTACTGGCCTTCAGTCCTGAGCGAAG GTCTCGGTCATTGGACATGGCTGTTACGGGAGACAgcgagaagaaaaagagaggaggaaaggtgTTTGGTTCTCTGGAGAGAGGCCTGGATAAGATGATCACCATGCTCACTCCCGGCAAGAAGCGAGCCCTGCGGGTCGGCCCACGGAAGATCAAG GCACAGTACAACGTTACTCTGACCAGTCAGACCAACCCCGACCAGGTCCTTAACCAGATCCTATCCATCCTGCCGGAGAAAAACGTTGATTTCACACAGAAAGG GTATACACTAAAATGTCGGACCTGGGGCGACTTTGGGAAGGTAACCATGGCGTTTGAGCTGGAGGTGTGCCTTCTGCAAAGGCCGGAGATTGTCGGGATCCGGCGCCAAAGGCTGAAGGGAGATGCCTGGGTCTACAAGCACCTAGTGGAAGACATTCTTTCCACATCCAGTATATAA